A stretch of the Methylocystis iwaonis genome encodes the following:
- the mbnM gene encoding methanobactin export MATE transporter MbnM, translating to MQIDLAMIARSGGRVAGAFAVLMRMTLLDVALTIALASVAGIAAAHATDRDHLGSVVGQLCVLVTAVGVVTSALGFFAYPPLLAQLIGTEEAAPLIGQPIFWLVAGTPLRMLANAQGFVLHAFGQGSVAFRSKLAEAPSKFILNFLLMDALGFDLAGCMIAGFVIAAASSLWLWLRLRELGAWSFDWPERAFARWFLWTTFWESHRILSPQAAMLLALALFSSTRFSGYGVDRLDAFAAGQAFMLFVLSPMPVLTRFLALRLTAVAPQKQSPALIKLAQSGAPIVSIIAISLFIGRDWIGDSLYHQHGSWWSTFIAVLSLSLPIRYFGCVSRGAMLARGRFPELAMIDAFAQWLLTPLFLFLGLSADAPWLAYLSLIIPEVACVCLIPVALCRSRNSASLSPLPSEGPIR from the coding sequence ATGCAGATCGACCTTGCTATGATCGCCAGATCGGGAGGGCGCGTTGCGGGCGCCTTCGCCGTTCTCATGCGTATGACCTTGCTGGATGTGGCTTTGACGATCGCCTTGGCCTCCGTCGCCGGGATTGCCGCCGCTCATGCGACAGACCGTGACCATCTCGGTAGCGTCGTCGGGCAGTTATGCGTTCTTGTCACAGCGGTTGGCGTCGTCACGAGCGCTCTCGGCTTCTTTGCTTATCCGCCCCTGTTGGCGCAGTTGATAGGGACGGAGGAAGCGGCGCCTTTGATCGGCCAGCCCATCTTTTGGCTCGTCGCCGGCACGCCCTTGCGAATGCTCGCGAATGCACAAGGTTTTGTGCTGCATGCCTTCGGGCAGGGCTCGGTGGCGTTCCGTTCGAAACTTGCCGAGGCCCCGTCGAAGTTTATTCTCAATTTCCTCCTCATGGACGCGCTCGGATTCGATCTAGCAGGGTGCATGATCGCCGGCTTCGTCATCGCAGCCGCTTCGTCCTTGTGGCTTTGGCTTCGTTTGCGGGAGCTCGGCGCGTGGTCGTTCGATTGGCCAGAGCGCGCCTTTGCGCGATGGTTTCTCTGGACGACGTTTTGGGAATCCCATCGTATCTTGTCGCCTCAAGCGGCAATGCTCCTCGCCCTGGCTCTGTTCTCCTCCACGCGATTTAGCGGCTACGGCGTCGATCGTCTCGACGCCTTCGCGGCGGGGCAAGCCTTCATGTTGTTTGTTCTCAGCCCGATGCCCGTCTTGACGCGTTTCCTTGCCCTGCGTTTAACAGCCGTCGCGCCTCAGAAACAGTCACCCGCGCTGATCAAATTGGCGCAATCCGGCGCGCCGATCGTTTCGATCATCGCAATTTCTCTGTTCATTGGCCGCGACTGGATTGGCGACTCCCTATACCATCAGCACGGATCCTGGTGGTCGACGTTTATCGCCGTCTTGTCTCTGTCACTTCCCATTCGATATTTTGGCTGCGTGTCGAGGGGAGCGATGCTCGCGCGTGGCCGGTTTCCCGAGCTAGCCATGATCGATGCGTTTGCGCAATGGCTCCTCACGCCGCTGTTTCTGTTTCTCGGCCTTTCCGCTGATGCTCCGTGGTTGGCTTATCTTTCGCTCATCATTCCGGAAGTCGCTTGCGTCTGCTTGATTCCGGTTGCGCTCTGTCGATCGCGCAACAGCGCTTCCCTCTCACCGCTTCCATCCGAAGGGCCTATTCGATGA
- the mbnF gene encoding methanobactin biosynthesis FAD monooxygenase MbnF, which yields MIRQRVPVLIVGAGYAGLSAATLLAWRGVQCMLVERRESTSRLPKAHGLNRRSMEVLRVVEGLEEALHSASSAPANDSTLIIAERVVGPAIATLVTKNALDLTLVSPAKVCTAGQDRVEPVLLRYAEEHGADVNFSTTLVEFRAMSEGVEAVLRDERTGAERIVFADYLIAADGAEGAIREVAGVKMDGPGVLAHTVSILFEADLASVLPSRGLVLYYLRHPSFSGSIVTCDDPNLFQLNVEYDPAFDKASDFDLDRCAQFVRDAVGLSDLEFEIRDIWPWKMSALMADRMSFGRVLLAGDCAHVMPPVGGLGGQTAIQDAADLAWKLALVIKGHAAPTLVETYEPERRPVARIAIARQIANYVERLLPDRQELRIPADEYDMLSTSIGYRYRSSAIISESDDSGKAVENPLEASGAPGTRLPHVWLVRGGERLSSHDLIGRHFVLFAGPEGKCWAEAAEEISKSEPPLSCYRLSSDIADPADQFLSRLGLSSSGAVLVRPDGYIAWRSREGQRRAHSVLESAFARVRGMRSMTQSHQAEAESLFETGL from the coding sequence ATGATCCGACAGAGAGTGCCTGTGTTGATCGTAGGTGCGGGATACGCTGGCCTATCCGCCGCGACCCTGCTGGCCTGGCGGGGAGTTCAATGCATGCTGGTCGAACGGCGCGAGTCGACATCGAGGCTTCCAAAAGCGCATGGATTGAACAGGCGAAGCATGGAAGTGCTGAGGGTCGTCGAAGGTCTGGAAGAAGCGTTGCATTCTGCGAGCAGCGCTCCTGCAAACGACTCCACGCTCATCATCGCCGAGCGGGTCGTCGGGCCTGCAATCGCAACGCTGGTCACCAAGAACGCGCTCGACTTGACTCTCGTGTCGCCCGCGAAGGTATGCACTGCCGGTCAGGATCGCGTCGAGCCTGTGCTGTTGCGCTATGCCGAGGAACACGGCGCCGATGTCAATTTTTCGACCACTCTTGTCGAGTTTCGCGCGATGAGCGAAGGCGTCGAAGCAGTCCTTCGCGACGAAAGGACTGGCGCCGAAAGGATCGTGTTTGCTGATTATCTCATCGCCGCTGACGGTGCTGAAGGGGCGATCCGAGAAGTCGCCGGCGTGAAGATGGACGGACCTGGCGTGCTAGCGCATACAGTCTCAATTCTTTTCGAAGCCGATCTGGCGTCGGTTTTGCCGAGCCGCGGGCTTGTGCTTTATTATCTCCGGCATCCGTCCTTCAGTGGCTCTATCGTTACCTGCGACGACCCAAATCTGTTCCAACTCAACGTCGAATATGACCCCGCCTTCGACAAGGCTTCGGATTTTGACTTGGACCGTTGCGCCCAATTTGTGAGGGACGCGGTCGGCCTGAGCGATCTTGAATTCGAGATACGCGACATTTGGCCGTGGAAGATGTCCGCCTTGATGGCGGACCGTATGTCGTTCGGCCGTGTATTGCTTGCCGGGGATTGCGCACATGTCATGCCGCCGGTGGGAGGATTAGGCGGGCAAACGGCGATACAGGACGCCGCCGACCTTGCGTGGAAGCTCGCCTTGGTGATCAAAGGGCACGCTGCTCCGACTCTGGTCGAGACCTACGAGCCCGAGCGTCGGCCGGTCGCGCGTATCGCCATTGCGCGGCAGATCGCCAATTACGTCGAACGTCTTTTGCCGGACCGGCAGGAGTTGCGCATTCCAGCCGACGAATATGACATGCTCTCGACCTCGATCGGGTATCGCTATCGCTCCAGCGCCATCATCTCGGAGTCGGACGATAGTGGAAAGGCGGTAGAAAACCCGCTGGAGGCGAGCGGCGCGCCCGGAACCCGTCTTCCGCACGTCTGGTTGGTCCGTGGCGGAGAGCGACTCTCCTCTCACGATCTGATCGGCCGTCATTTCGTTTTGTTTGCGGGTCCTGAAGGCAAATGCTGGGCCGAGGCTGCGGAGGAAATCTCCAAGTCGGAACCGCCGCTTTCGTGCTACCGGCTGTCCAGCGACATAGCCGATCCTGCCGATCAGTTTCTCTCACGCTTGGGATTGTCTTCAAGCGGCGCGGTTCTGGTGCGCCCGGATGGCTATATTGCGTGGCGGTCGCGCGAGGGCCAGCGGCGAGCGCATTCGGTTCTGGAAAGCGCTTTTGCGCGTGTGCGCGGCATGAGGTCTATGACGCAATCACACCAAGCCGAGGCTGAATCGCTGTTCGAAACGGGGCTATGA
- a CDS encoding sulfotransferase family protein, whose protein sequence is MSRSVGVSESPFASQRIAVDQKRVETLQLPYRDFRELSLAGENWRKLPLEARRQFRSYYFFNPPKWRVWARRLGSAERMEPSFASIGAVRSGTSFLSSYIFQHPHVVLPLSKEISFTETMRDLMAHFPTLAEQHAAERRYGGAITGYCTPVMPNPLWIFLAKSMFPNLRIVCVLRDPVERAFSHWRWDQKRFVERKKLDPHWKGFPTFETLIRTEQETIRAGGMEVHAFSGARAGYLRHGIYAPFLRLLAEQFGRERIFVVDAAELFRDPGGVTKRIYGFLGLPQIEPLIIDEQNSGPSGVLPDALRSELTEFFRPYNEATYEFVGKDFGWGTAYTGSE, encoded by the coding sequence ATGTCGCGGAGTGTCGGCGTCTCTGAAAGCCCATTCGCTTCGCAGCGGATAGCGGTCGACCAGAAACGGGTCGAGACGCTGCAGCTTCCCTATCGGGATTTCAGAGAGCTGTCTTTAGCTGGGGAGAATTGGCGGAAGTTGCCTTTAGAGGCGCGTCGCCAGTTCAGAAGCTATTATTTCTTCAATCCCCCAAAATGGCGGGTGTGGGCGCGGCGGCTGGGGTCGGCCGAACGCATGGAGCCCAGCTTCGCTTCAATCGGCGCAGTGCGTTCGGGCACGTCATTTCTATCGTCGTATATATTCCAGCATCCCCATGTGGTGCTCCCGCTTTCCAAGGAAATATCCTTTACAGAAACCATGAGAGACCTCATGGCGCATTTTCCCACTCTGGCCGAGCAACATGCCGCCGAACGGCGGTATGGCGGCGCGATCACAGGCTATTGCACGCCGGTGATGCCTAATCCGCTTTGGATATTCCTTGCCAAGTCGATGTTTCCGAATTTGCGAATCGTCTGCGTGCTGCGGGATCCGGTCGAACGCGCGTTTTCTCATTGGCGCTGGGACCAAAAGCGATTTGTAGAGCGAAAAAAGCTTGACCCGCATTGGAAGGGATTTCCCACGTTCGAAACGCTCATTCGGACAGAACAAGAGACAATCCGTGCCGGGGGCATGGAGGTCCATGCCTTTTCAGGGGCGCGCGCTGGCTATTTGAGGCACGGCATCTATGCGCCGTTTCTTCGTTTGCTGGCGGAGCAGTTCGGGCGCGAACGCATTTTCGTCGTTGACGCCGCCGAACTCTTCCGCGATCCGGGCGGTGTTACGAAACGGATCTACGGATTCCTTGGCCTTCCGCAGATCGAGCCGCTTATTATCGACGAGCAAAACTCGGGTCCATCAGGAGTGCTTCCCGACGCGCTGCGCTCGGAACTGACGGAATTCTTCCGCCCCTATAATGAAGCGACGTATGAATTCGTCGGAAAAGATTTCGGTTGGGGAACAGCTTATACGGGGTCCGAGTGA